Sequence from the Bacillus mesophilus genome:
CTGCCATCGGTGCTTGAATGATTGGATATTTTATGGAAAGCATTTCGGTGATTCTTGTTTTCATAATCTGATTTTCCCCCCTTTTATGATGAACAAACACCTATTTCGACAGTTTTATATTGTGTTTAACGCTTCTTTTAATATAAAATGATATGGTAATATTTTCAATTTTTTCTCACTTTTTGCAACATTCTTACATGATACACCGTTTTATATCTATACGAGGAGGATGAAAATGAATGTGATCAGCGGCTTAATTAAGCAACTCATTATATTTTTAATTATTGCATTATTACTGATATCAATAACTCTTATCCCTTTTGGGACAGAAGAGGTCGTAAGTGATTACAAGTTAACCTACGAATATAATTGGGTTTTATATTGGGAGCAAATTAAAGTCACAACTCTCAATTTATTGACGGGTAATGGACTTGGTATCACAAGTATTGGAATTACGGTTTCTGAACATATACAACAATATATAAATCGAAGCCTATTACTCATTATTCTTGGTTACCTATTGAGCTTATTATTTGGGTTTATTAAAGGATTACTAGATTATAAGTTTGCAAAAACTACTCAGTCATTATTTGGACGAATAACGAATATTCTTTTTACTTCTCTACCGGATTTCTTTGTATTTATTTTACTACAGTATTCATTCTTGCTTCTTGCAAGAGCAGGATTTCCAAGACTTGATTTATACGGCTTTGAACATTGGTATAACATTATTTTACCATTAATTGCACTACTTATTTTCCCAGTATTTTATCTATCTAAAATTGTTTTTACTGAGTTAAAGATTGCAGAAAAAAATGATTATATACTAACTGCAAAATCTAAGGGTCTCCACTCCTATTGGATTTTAAATAGACATATTGTTAAAAACTGTATCCAAACCTTTATGGCGCATGGTCAGACTGTATTTCTCTTCTTTTTATCAAGTCTACCTATTATTGAACTGTTATCAGCTTATAACGGAGCAGGTTACCAGTTAATGACAGCCATCCTAAATAAAGAACTTAATTTAGCCTTAGGATATTTACTTGTATTTTTACTCATCATGTATGTTGCTGTAACTTTCAATAAAATTATTTTATACATATGGACAAAGGAACGACATTCTTTATTTTTAACCAATCGGCCACAAGAAACAAAATCAAATGTGACGCGAAACACAAAAGGAGTCTCATTATGAAAGTATTTCGAATAAGCCCCTTATTTCTTATTGGTTGCATTGCCTTAGCATTTTTACTGATGATTACTTTTGTAGGTCCTTATTTACCGTTTGTTAGTGACGATTTAGAGGAAAAAATGTATATATTAGATGAAAATCGTAAACCTGTACCTCCACCTTTTCCACCGTCTGAAGATTACCCTTTAGGAACAGATGCTAAAGGAAGAGATTTACTAAGTGTATTAATTCATGGAGCGAAAGAGACATTATTATTTATTGTTTGTATCACGGTCATTCGATACATAGCCGCTTTGCCTTTAGGCTATATTGCCATCCACAATAGAATGGTAAAAAATCTAATCATGTCGTGGAATCGATTATTCTCTTATGTACCAACCTTTATGGTAATTTTACTTCTGTCTTTATTACCCTTTATCCTGTATTCCTTTAATCGCTTGTGGATGATGATCCTCTTAATTGCATTAATAGATGTAGGAAGAGTCGCCGAAATATACCGGGAAATATATGATCAGATTAAATCAAAGCAATTTATCTCGTCAGGAATTTCAGCAGGAGCAAAACCATTCTATTTATTTTACCGCTACTATTTCCTACCAGCTCGAAACCAAGTGATTGTTCATTTAATTCTTGATCTAGGTAGAAATTTACTATTACTCGCCCAATTAGGATTCGCATCGGTCTTCCTTACTCAAGTTATCTTCCAAGATGAATTTGGACAATGGATCTGGATGAATGACTCCAATAACTGGCCTATATTCTTAAAAGACGTCCTTGAAGATATTCGTAGAGCCATTTGGATTCCATTTTGGGCTTCTGTTTTCATCGCATACACGATATTTGCAATCAATTTATTTGGAGAGGGATTGAAGGATTTATTTGAGAAAAAAGCCAGAAATTAAGAACAAAAGGCGCAAGGCATTCAAAAAATTTTAATACTCTCCTATAACTTAAAACAAAAAGGTCGATTTTCAATGATGAAAATCGACCTTTTCTTATTTATTTACCTTCTAACAATTGTTCCATTTCATTTAACTTCTCTTCGAATACTTGAAGTGCTTGCTTAATTGGCTCAGAAGACGTCATATCCACTCCTGCCTTCTTTAGCACCTCAATTGGGTAGTCTGAACTTCCTGCTTTTAAGAATTCCAAATATCGATCGACAGCCGGCTGTCCTTCTTCAAGGATTTGTTTCGATAATGCTGTAGCTGCACTAAATCCTGTCGCATATTGGAAAACATAATAATTGTAATAGAAATGAGGAATTCTTGACCATTCTAATCCAATTTCTTCATCAATCACAATATCGTCACCAAAATATTTCTTATTTAAATCGTAATACATGCTTGTTAGTAGATCAGGAGTTAAGGCTTCTCCCTCTTGAGCTTTTAAATGAATTTGATGCTCAAATTCAGCAAACATTGTTTGGCGGAATACTGTACCACGGAAGCCTTCCAGATAATGATTTAATAAGTACAAACGTTTTTGCTCGTCATCAATAGTCTTTAATAAATAATCATTCAATAAATTTTCATTACAAGTAGAAGCCACTTCTGCTACAAATATAGAGTAGTTTCCATATACATATGGCTGTGTTTTTCTTGTATAGTAGCTATGAACGGAATGTCCAAATTCATGAGCAAGTGTAAACAAGTTATTTACGTTGTTTTGCCAGTTCATAAGGATATAAGGATTCGTTCCATATGTTCCCGATGAGTATGCTCCACTACGCTTTCCTTTGTTTTCTTGCACATCTACCCATCTATTTTCATAAGCTTCTTTTAGGATTCCCTGGTATTCTTCACCTAATGGAGCTAAGCCTTTAACTACTAGGTCCTTAGCTTCTTCATAGGTTACTTCCATTTTTACGTCCTTCACAAGAGGCGTGTATAAATCATACATGTGAATCTCATTTAGCTTTAAAACTTTCTTACGTAATGAGACATAACGGTGTAATAAATGAAGGTGATCATTTATTGTATTTACCAAGTTCTCGTATACCTGTTCAGGGATATTGTTGTTACTTAATGCAGCTTCACGGGCTGATTTATAATTTCTTACATCTGCATAGAAATTATCTTTCTTAACTGTCCCGGCTAATGTACTAGCAAATGTGTTTTTATAGCTTCCATATGTTTCATAAACTGCTTTGAAGGCATCTTCCCTAACTCGTTGGTCACTACTTTCTAAAAAGCGAGTATAACGACCATGAGTAATTTCAGTTTCTTCTCCATTTTCGTCTTTGATTGATGGAAACTTCAAATCTGCGTTATTAAGCATTCCAAATGTTGTGCCAGCAGAACTTGTCACGTCAGCAGTCTTTGCTAATAGAGCCTCTTCTTTGGCACTAAGTACATGTGGACGAGTTCTTGTAATATCTTCGATCGCGTGAGCATATACTTTTAACTCATCTTTTTCTGAGATAAAAGACTTAACCTTCTCTTCTTCAAGTGCTAATATTTCAGGTACAACATAAGATAAAGCACTAGAGATCTGTGTGTATAGATTTTTAGCACGATCATCTAGAGCCTGATAATGTGAATTTGTCGTGTCTTGATCATATCTCATATGGGCATATGTGTAGAGTTTTCCCATTCTCATTAATAATTCATCTTGATATGTAAGTAATGCTAAAAAGGTATCTGCAGATTCTCCAAGCTTTCCTTCAAACTCACTAGCTTTTGGAATCATTGACTTAACTGCTAAAAATTCAGCTTCCCATTGTTCATCCGTTGTAAAAATATCCTCTAGTCTCCAAGTGTCCTCATGGGCAACTTGATCTCTTGTAGGCAATGATTTTGTTGCTGTTTGTTCAGCCATTCATATTCCTCCTATTGCATGGTAAAAATTTAGACAATTGAAATTCTTTGTCTCTCATACCTATTCGATTCTTATTAGTTTATTCCCTCTATTTTTACACATATAATAGTTTTTACGAATATATTTTTTATATCCTCTCTTCCACGGTATAATAAAAAAATAGTTTATACTCATGAAGGGACATTTATGAGAACCTACAAATTAGATAAAGGAAGTGAACAGCATGATCACTATAAAAACGGAGAGAGAAATTGCTTTAATGCATGAAGCAGGTAAGCTATTGGCAGCTTGTCATAAAGAAATAGCTAAATTAATAAAACCTGGTATTACTACTGCAGAGATTGATGCATTTGTTGAGAAATATCTAGAAAAGCATGGGGCAACTCCTGAACAAAAAGGGTTTCGAGGATATCAATACGCAACTTGTGCCTCTATTAATGATGAAATCTGTCACGGGTTTCCTAGAAAAGAAGCATTAAAAGATGGCGATATTGTAACCATTGATATGGTTGTTAATTTAAACGGAGGACTGGCGGATTCTGCTTGGACATATGCAGTAGGTACTATTCCAGAGAAGACACAGAAGTTACTAGACGTAACAAAAGAAGCACTTTACTTAGGAATTGAAAAGGCAGTAGCTGGTAATCGGATTGGCGATATCGGCCATGCTATTCAAACTTATGTTGAAGCAGAGGGCTTTTCAGTAGTTAGAGATTTCATAGGCCATGGAATTGGACCTACCATCCATGAAGAGCCTCAGGTACCTCACTTTGGACTTCCTCATCGTGGATTGCGTTTAAAAGAGGGAATGGTCATAACAATCGAGCCTATGGTAAATGTAGGTGATTGGCCATCTAAAATGGATGAAAACGGATGGACAGCCAGAACAGTTGATGGAACACTCTCTGCACAATACGAGCATACTATTGCGATAACAAATAAAGGTCCTATTCTGTTAACAGAGCAAGTATAAGAAAAGGTCATGCTTTGGGCATGACCTTTTCTTATACTTGGCTGTTTGCACCTCACAAAAACAATCTTTTATGCTGTAACAAAAAATGTTGATCCTGTTCTAGTGCCTCCTCAATATGTCTTGGAAAATAACAAGACCTGCTTCGTATAAAGGTTTTTCTATTTATTTGACGCAGAACACCTACCTGCACTAATACATGCAAGTACTCCATAATCGCAAAAGAATAGTGACTATTCGTTATGAGTGGTAACTCTCGTAAGCTAAATAAATGATTCCTCTTTTTATAATTAAAATAATCATAGACTGATTGAAACGAAAAGACACTTGAAAGTGGTTGTCCTTCAATAAATTCTAAAAGAATCCAAGCCTGCCAAATGTTTGGTGAAGTGTGAATCCAATACATAGAGGGAACGGGAATGCCAATTTCTGAGGGTAACAAGGAGGGATAAACTTGTTTTGCGTATAAGTAGTGTAAAAGTTTTTTCATACTTTGAGAGGGATATTGGGTAGCATTAAGTCTCCAGCTTTTCTTAAGTTCAAGCCAATGCTTGATTGGAAATTCACTATTCGTAGTAGGGGTTAGGAGATCATTGAAGGTTAGTTTTTTGGGGTCAACTACTTTTAAGGTAGCTTGAACTATTGTAGAAGACATAGGGAGTATATGGTGCAAGAAAAGAAATTTCTTAGATTCTGAACAATAAAAGAGAAGGCTTGGCTTTTTTTGAATCAGCCTAACAAACATCCAATCAAAAGCTGAGAGATAGAACTGATCTTTGTCTATCCGCTTTAACCTCTTCCCGCCAAGGAGCCATAGAGGGTGTATATTGACCATACGGTATCCATCTGTCCTATCTCTGAACTGTTTGACATCAATCGTGGAGCATTGAAGTTCAATAGCTGTTTTAGTAGTAGCGACATACAAATCTGGACGTTGCTTCAGTGTTTTTAGATATGGCTCCAATACAGGAAAAAGTGATTGAGCTGCTAACCAATTGAAGAGTTCTAACTTACCAGTTAAATGATAAAGGGATTCTGGTTCGGAAAATGACTGGCAGTGGGTTGATTGGATGTGGGCAAAATGGGGAATTCTTTGATCACCTATTCTAAGTAAAACAGGCTCCTTACAACTTGGGCATTGAAAGACTTCATTGTTTCTTAACTGCAGTAATGAGTCCTTTGACCGATCATGAACGGAATACAATATACCTTTTTGATTTTGTGCGACTAACACCTTTTATGATCATCTCCTTTATTTGATTTCTCCTATAGATTTCTTCTTATTACGAAGAATCCCTTTTTTATTTCTGTATTTTTTTCATTTAATAACACACACAGTGAAAACAAAAAAAATAGCAGTGCCATGACAGCACTGCTACAATAACGGCGAAAGTAGTCTTGATAATGACTCAGTTACTCTAACAATAATTGAACGAGTATTAAACGTACTAGTTTCTACGACTTTCGAATGTTCAAGATCCTCTTTAAATACTTTTACTAATCTTTGAATACTATTTGTTTGATATAAAAAGGCATTGACTTCAAAATTTAAATGAAAACTTCTCATATCCATATTTGAGGTACCTATGGATGCAATTTCGTCATCAATGATAATAAATTTGCTATGCATGAAGCCCTTTTCATATTCGTATACTTCAACTCCAGCTTCTAGCAATTCAGGAAAATAGGATCGTGATGCATAGAACACAATTTTTTTATCAGGACGGTTGGGAACAATTATTTTTACATCAACCCCACTTAGAGATGCAATTTTTAATGCTGAGAGTATATCAACATCGGGGATTAGATAGGGTGTTGCAATACAGATTGATTTTCTTGCAGAGGAGATCATTTCAAAAAATAGGTTCTTAATAACCTCCCATTCATGATCTGGACCTCCAGCTACTAATTGAACGCCACCTAAATCATTACCCACCCCTAATGTAGGGTTCAAATAGTTGTCAGCCTTTAAGGCCTCGTTGGTCGTATAGTACCAATCCTTAAGGAAGATGATTTGCAAACTACGTACTGCTTCTCCTTCCAAAAATAAATGGGTATCTCTCCAAAAACCAAAATACTTATTCCTCCCCAGGTATTCATCACCAATATTTAATCCACCTACGAAGCCTATTTTCCCATCAACAACTATGATCTTTCGATGATTTCGGAAATTTACTTTATGATTCAAAAATGGAAGTTTCACCGGGGAAAATGGAGCCATCTTTACCCCAGCTTCTTTTAATGAGTTAATGTAAGTTCTAGTAAGTCTCCAGCTTCCAACAGAATCATAGAGAAATCGAACCTCCACTCCTGCCTTAGCTTTTTCAATGAGGATCTCCTTAATTTTATTGCCTATTTCGTCATCCCTAACTATGTAATATTCTAAGTGTATGGACTGGTTTGCTTCCTGCAACCCCTTTATAATTTTTGAATAAGTCTCATCGCCGTTTGTTAAAACCTCTGAATAGGTATTCTTGGTTATGGGACTCTTTCCAAGTCGTTGTGCCAGTCGAAAAAGTCTTTCCTGATGTCCACTTAAATGTTCATATTCCACTTTGTTTCGTCTGATTTCTTTATCATATAATTCTTGGAACTTTTCCTCGTCATTGATGGCTTTTCTTTGGAACATCTTCTTTTTCCTGAAGTTCCTACCAAACAAAATATAAAAGAAAAAACCAATGACCGGGAAAATCCCAAGTACAATTAGCCAAGTTATTGTCTTAGTTGGGTTACGATTTTCAAGAAAAATGACAAAACCTGTAAATATTGCAAGAAGGGTAAATACTATACTTATTACACCGATAAGCTTTTGTCCCGTATACGTTTGAATTGAATAAAGAGAAAATAAAACAAACGTGATATATAGAAGAACTTGGATAGTTTGTTTCATAGATAACCTCTTTTCCTTACTTACCAGTTGAGAACAAAAGGATCAACCGTCCCGCTCAAAAGAACCATTTTCCTTCCCTTAAGTGGTTGAGCTTGGTGTTTGATATTGGTATGGATACCAAGAACAAGTTAATCCATCTTATAAAAAACCGACTCCTTTAAGGGGAATCGGTTTAAGGTTTTAAAGCGAAGTGCTGATTTACTATTACTAAAGCGTTCTCTTCGATAATTTTCTTCCCGTACTCTTCAATTCTGTGAATCGTTAATTGACTTTCATGGCCATATTCTAAAACTAGACTTAAAATGTTATCCAGATTTTCTTCCTGCATTTCTTCATTAAACTCTACATAGAGGTAGTAGGAATTCTCGTATACAAATAAACTGTTCTGAACATCCTCAAGTTTAACTCTATGACTTAATGAAATAACGTCCTCAAAGTCGCGGAAACGAACAAGGAATTGTAATGAGTCTGTATCTATAATTTCTTCAGTATCTATTTTCGCCTTATTTTTAGTTTGAAAGTGTTGATCTAATAGTGATTCAATTTTATCATCAACTGGAAGATCTAAATCCTTATCTTCTGCAACGGAAAGCTCAAAATTTTGCCCATCTTTAGAGATCTGTGCTTTTGTCACAATAACCTCAATCCCTTTTTCAAGAGCTTGAACTTGAATCCACAGAGGTCCTTCTACAGAAAATTCCTCTTGATGATGAACCTCATCCATCATCTCCCAAAAGAGCTCTTCACTTCTCTCACGATTGTACCAAATTTCCTCACGGTCAAATCCACGTTCTTCAATATCACCGTAAGTTATATAAAACTTAACCGTATGCTCATTTATACGTTCGATCTCCATCTTTACCTCTCCCTTCTTAACCTATTTTTGAAGGGACATACAACCCCCAGAGCGGACGCTCTCTTTATATACAATGTACCCATTTTAGTCTTATATCAATCGTATCATAACAGATTGATTATTTCGACTAAGACCTATTCTAAATTGTATGGCACAAGGCCGTTTATCTTGTACTTTTATTTTATGATAAAACTTTAAAATAGGGAAATAAAAACACCTAATTATTGAAAAACAAACGGATGCCTATTCTATTAATTAAATATCTATCATACAATCTCTATTACTATGAAACTTCTTGTCCACGGTCATCCTCTTTTCCTTTAATGGTATGTTTATATGCCTTTTAAATGGAAAAAATTTATAAAAACGATAAGGGAGTATAATATGGAATTAGAACTACTTACTGCAATATTATTAATTATCGGAATCGACATAGTACTCGGGGGGGATAACGCGATTGTTATTGCACTAGCAAGTAGGAACTTACCAGAATCAAAGCGGAATAAAGCTATATTCCTAGGTACTGGGCTTGCTATTGTAACGAGAATCATACTAACAGTTTTAGCTGTCTACTTACTTCAAATCCCTTTTCTACAGTTTGTAGGTGGGTTACTTTTACTCTACATAGCTTACAATTTGTTAGTTGATGATGGTCATGACAATAGGGACATTCAAGCTGGGGTCACCCTTGGTGCTGCTGTTAAGACGATTGTGTTTGCAGATATTGTAATGGGATTTGACAACGTTATTGCAGTAGCAGGTGCAGCACATGGCAACATCTATCTTGTGATTATTGGTTTATTATTTTCTGTTCCTATCATAATTTGGGGAAGTAAGCTTATTTTATATT
This genomic interval carries:
- a CDS encoding ABC transporter permease subunit, with protein sequence MNVISGLIKQLIIFLIIALLLISITLIPFGTEEVVSDYKLTYEYNWVLYWEQIKVTTLNLLTGNGLGITSIGITVSEHIQQYINRSLLLIILGYLLSLLFGFIKGLLDYKFAKTTQSLFGRITNILFTSLPDFFVFILLQYSFLLLARAGFPRLDLYGFEHWYNIILPLIALLIFPVFYLSKIVFTELKIAEKNDYILTAKSKGLHSYWILNRHIVKNCIQTFMAHGQTVFLFFLSSLPIIELLSAYNGAGYQLMTAILNKELNLALGYLLVFLLIMYVAVTFNKIILYIWTKERHSLFLTNRPQETKSNVTRNTKGVSL
- a CDS encoding ABC transporter permease subunit, with the translated sequence MKVFRISPLFLIGCIALAFLLMITFVGPYLPFVSDDLEEKMYILDENRKPVPPPFPPSEDYPLGTDAKGRDLLSVLIHGAKETLLFIVCITVIRYIAALPLGYIAIHNRMVKNLIMSWNRLFSYVPTFMVILLLSLLPFILYSFNRLWMMILLIALIDVGRVAEIYREIYDQIKSKQFISSGISAGAKPFYLFYRYYFLPARNQVIVHLILDLGRNLLLLAQLGFASVFLTQVIFQDEFGQWIWMNDSNNWPIFLKDVLEDIRRAIWIPFWASVFIAYTIFAINLFGEGLKDLFEKKARN
- the pepF gene encoding oligoendopeptidase F codes for the protein MAEQTATKSLPTRDQVAHEDTWRLEDIFTTDEQWEAEFLAVKSMIPKASEFEGKLGESADTFLALLTYQDELLMRMGKLYTYAHMRYDQDTTNSHYQALDDRAKNLYTQISSALSYVVPEILALEEEKVKSFISEKDELKVYAHAIEDITRTRPHVLSAKEEALLAKTADVTSSAGTTFGMLNNADLKFPSIKDENGEETEITHGRYTRFLESSDQRVREDAFKAVYETYGSYKNTFASTLAGTVKKDNFYADVRNYKSAREAALSNNNIPEQVYENLVNTINDHLHLLHRYVSLRKKVLKLNEIHMYDLYTPLVKDVKMEVTYEEAKDLVVKGLAPLGEEYQGILKEAYENRWVDVQENKGKRSGAYSSGTYGTNPYILMNWQNNVNNLFTLAHEFGHSVHSYYTRKTQPYVYGNYSIFVAEVASTCNENLLNDYLLKTIDDEQKRLYLLNHYLEGFRGTVFRQTMFAEFEHQIHLKAQEGEALTPDLLTSMYYDLNKKYFGDDIVIDEEIGLEWSRIPHFYYNYYVFQYATGFSAATALSKQILEEGQPAVDRYLEFLKAGSSDYPIEVLKKAGVDMTSSEPIKQALQVFEEKLNEMEQLLEGK
- the map gene encoding type I methionyl aminopeptidase, coding for MITIKTEREIALMHEAGKLLAACHKEIAKLIKPGITTAEIDAFVEKYLEKHGATPEQKGFRGYQYATCASINDEICHGFPRKEALKDGDIVTIDMVVNLNGGLADSAWTYAVGTIPEKTQKLLDVTKEALYLGIEKAVAGNRIGDIGHAIQTYVEAEGFSVVRDFIGHGIGPTIHEEPQVPHFGLPHRGLRLKEGMVITIEPMVNVGDWPSKMDENGWTARTVDGTLSAQYEHTIAITNKGPILLTEQV
- a CDS encoding competence protein CoiA family protein, which translates into the protein MLVAQNQKGILYSVHDRSKDSLLQLRNNEVFQCPSCKEPVLLRIGDQRIPHFAHIQSTHCQSFSEPESLYHLTGKLELFNWLAAQSLFPVLEPYLKTLKQRPDLYVATTKTAIELQCSTIDVKQFRDRTDGYRMVNIHPLWLLGGKRLKRIDKDQFYLSAFDWMFVRLIQKKPSLLFYCSESKKFLFLHHILPMSSTIVQATLKVVDPKKLTFNDLLTPTTNSEFPIKHWLELKKSWRLNATQYPSQSMKKLLHYLYAKQVYPSLLPSEIGIPVPSMYWIHTSPNIWQAWILLEFIEGQPLSSVFSFQSVYDYFNYKKRNHLFSLRELPLITNSHYSFAIMEYLHVLVQVGVLRQINRKTFIRSRSCYFPRHIEEALEQDQHFLLQHKRLFL
- the cls gene encoding cardiolipin synthase, producing MKQTIQVLLYITFVLFSLYSIQTYTGQKLIGVISIVFTLLAIFTGFVIFLENRNPTKTITWLIVLGIFPVIGFFFYILFGRNFRKKKMFQRKAINDEEKFQELYDKEIRRNKVEYEHLSGHQERLFRLAQRLGKSPITKNTYSEVLTNGDETYSKIIKGLQEANQSIHLEYYIVRDDEIGNKIKEILIEKAKAGVEVRFLYDSVGSWRLTRTYINSLKEAGVKMAPFSPVKLPFLNHKVNFRNHRKIIVVDGKIGFVGGLNIGDEYLGRNKYFGFWRDTHLFLEGEAVRSLQIIFLKDWYYTTNEALKADNYLNPTLGVGNDLGGVQLVAGGPDHEWEVIKNLFFEMISSARKSICIATPYLIPDVDILSALKIASLSGVDVKIIVPNRPDKKIVFYASRSYFPELLEAGVEVYEYEKGFMHSKFIIIDDEIASIGTSNMDMRSFHLNFEVNAFLYQTNSIQRLVKVFKEDLEHSKVVETSTFNTRSIIVRVTESLSRLLSPLL
- the mecA gene encoding adaptor protein MecA; protein product: MEIERINEHTVKFYITYGDIEERGFDREEIWYNRERSEELFWEMMDEVHHQEEFSVEGPLWIQVQALEKGIEVIVTKAQISKDGQNFELSVAEDKDLDLPVDDKIESLLDQHFQTKNKAKIDTEEIIDTDSLQFLVRFRDFEDVISLSHRVKLEDVQNSLFVYENSYYLYVEFNEEMQEENLDNILSLVLEYGHESQLTIHRIEEYGKKIIEENALVIVNQHFALKP
- a CDS encoding TerC family protein, encoding MELELLTAILLIIGIDIVLGGDNAIVIALASRNLPESKRNKAIFLGTGLAIVTRIILTVLAVYLLQIPFLQFVGGLLLLYIAYNLLVDDGHDNRDIQAGVTLGAAVKTIVFADIVMGFDNVIAVAGAAHGNIYLVIIGLLFSVPIIIWGSKLILYLMERFTALVYVGGGILAFTAGNMLVHEERLQPFFNHYSMLKLGLPLITVVLLLGIGYWVNSNKIRN